The sequence AATTCCTCCGGCGCGATCCGGCGCCGCCCGAATCCGATCCCGTGGAAACCTCTCCCGTCCTGCGGGCCGAGGCGCCCGACCGGCCGCGCGTCCGCGCCGAAGCGTACCGCACCCGGGTCCGCGTCCCGAACGCCCCGCCCGCTCCGGCCCCCGCCCCTCCCCGGGCGCTCGAAACTCCCGCCGCCGTCCCGAAGGAGGGCGAAAATCCCCGTCCCCCTTATCCTCTCCTGGCCCGCCTCCGAGGATGGGAAGGACGCGTCCTCCTCGAAGTCCGCGTGGGCCCCGACGGCCGCCCGCTCGAGGTGCGCGTCCTCGAGTCGAGCGGACACGAAATCCTCGACCAGGCCGCGCGCGGCACCGTGGCGGCGTGGCGCTTCCATCCGGCCCGCGGAGAAAACGGACCGATCGAGAGCACCGTCCGGGTGCCGGTCCGGTTCGTTCTGACCCGATGACGCCCCCGTCTCCGGTCCTTGACCCCCTCGGGGACGGCGCCGTAGACTTCCCCCATGCCCCGATCCCGTCCTTCCCCCCGCCTCGTGCGCACGAGCTTCTCCCTCGAGCGTCCGCTCCACGAGGCCTTCGAGCGGCTCGCGCGCCAAGGCCGCTACGCCAACCGCTCGGAGTTCCTGCGCGACCTCATCCGCGACAAACTCGTGGCGCGCGAGTGGGCCACGGACGGGGTCTGCCTGGGCACGATC is a genomic window of Planctomycetota bacterium containing:
- a CDS encoding energy transducer TonB, encoding MKKALSPKTRALSVSLAFHALSAGVLWALAGRLPARLPRPGEGPAGVATDLAFRAPEPEIPLFEPREDARRHVTPEVEDPSLEEFLRRDPAPPESDPVETSPVLRAEAPDRPRVRAEAYRTRVRVPNAPPAPAPAPPRALETPAAVPKEGENPRPPYPLLARLRGWEGRVLLEVRVGPDGRPLEVRVLESSGHEILDQAARGTVAAWRFHPARGENGPIESTVRVPVRFVLTR